A region from the Brassica napus cultivar Da-Ae chromosome C8, Da-Ae, whole genome shotgun sequence genome encodes:
- the LOC106420129 gene encoding protein RESPONSE TO ABA AND SALT 1 — MPVTTSSQSFTSFANGWLIRHRHFVEQLACASSLDETNRITLQDQQFLVTQFLSHCLQYYQEKSSAVSVAGDNVFTFFSPPWFTSSYARLILWVGDFKPSLVFKLTDSSVDDLTRHQRDRISTLRAETRRKERDVMRDFALVQQSVADPPVMLAARGVGARGMVDGEESDLEEAMEVLKNGMAAAMNDADELRCATVGRVVEILTTSQAVKVLRTIGELHLRLRELVGLESE, encoded by the coding sequence ATGCCAGTCACCACCAGCTCCCAAAGCTTCACCAGCTTCGCCAACGGCTGGCTGATTCGTCACaggcatttcgtcgaacagCTTGCGTGCGCTTCTTCCTTGGACGAAACCAACCGCATCACTCTCCAAGACCAGCAATTTCTCGTGACCCAGTTCCTCTCTCACTGTCTCCAATACTACCAAGAGAAATCCTCCGCCGTCTCCGTCGCCGGAGACAACGTTTTCACTTTCTTCTCCCCGCCGTGGTTCACCTCATCATATGCAAGACTCATCCTCTGGGTCGGAGACTTCAAGCCTTCACTCGTGTTCAAACTCACTGACTCCTCCGTCGACGACCTCACCCGCCACCAGAGAGATCGGATCTCGACTCTCCGGGCGGAGACAAGGAGGAAAGAGAGGGATGTGATGAGAGACTTCGCGCTCGTGCAGCAGAGCGTGGCGGATCCGCCGGTGATGCTGGCGGCGAGAGGGGTGGGGGCGAGGGGGATGGTGGACGGAGAAGAGTCTGATTTGGAAGAGGCGATGGAGGTGCTTAAAAACGGGATGGCGGCGGCGATGAACGACGCGGATGAGCTGAGGTGTGCGACGGTGGGGAGAGTTGTGGAGATTCTTACGACGTCGCAGGCGGTTAAGGTGTTGAGGACGATCGGAGAGCTTCATCTTCGCTTGAGGGAGttagtgggtttggagagtgagTGA